AATAGAATAATGGCTTAATCTCATTTTTAGAAATAAATTCAATCTCTTGTTCAGCTCGCTTTATTCCTTTTGCAGAGATAATAGAGTTGGCTGTATGATCTCCTATCCCTGGAATTTTAACTAAAGATTTTTTTGTCTCGTGAAAGACAGCTTCGGTACTTCCTAAATAGGAAACTAGTTTTTTAGCGTTGAGGCTACCTATTCTAGGGATTAAGCTAAGACGAATTTGGAATAAAAGGCTGTGATAATCGAGAGATGCCATGTGACTGAAATGTGAAGTGCAAAAATACTGAAGTTGTTTTAAAGTTTTATCTTCGTTTTAAGCATACTACAAAATCAATCATGAAAATTATTGGAGTAATCCCATCTCGATTCGCATCGACAAGACTGCCAGGTAAGCCGTTGAAAATAATTCAAGGCAAATCGATAATTCAACGTGTTTATGAGCAAGCAAGGCAATCAGTTTCTTTAAGTGATGTAATAGTAGCAACCGATGATGAGCGAATATTTGACCACGTGAAATCTTTCGACGGAAAAGTAGTGATGACTTCACCTGATCATCCGAGTGGAACAGACAGATGTTTTGAAGCATATCAAAAAAATAACGAAGAATTCGATGCTGTAATCAATATCCAAGGTGATGAGCCTTTTATTCATCCAGAGCAAATTGATGAATTGGCAGAATGTATTTCACGTTCTTCTACTCAGATAGGTACTCTTTGTAAATTGATAGAGGATGAGGCAGAGATCGAAAACGAGAATGTACCTAAAGTTTTATTTGGGGAGAATGGCACAGCAGCTGACTTTTCTCGTTCCGCAATTTCTAATACAGTAAATAACAAAGAGAAATATTTCAAACACATAGGAATTTATGGTTACAAGTCTTCGGTATTAGAAGAGCTAGTAAAACTAAAACCGTCTTTCCGTGAATTAGAAAACAAACTTGAGCAGTTGAGGTGGTTAGATAATGATTTTTCTATTCAGCTGGCAATAACTGAATATGAGTCAAGTGGTATTGATACCCAAGAAGATCTCGATAAATATAGCTAGTTGGGTAAAGACTATTGCGGTTGAAATCGTTAATTTAGCTATATCAAAATCAAAGAATGAGTATTGAATTAGGAGATTATGTAGGAGAGTTGTTGTACGACAACGACTGTGTTATAATTCCAGATTTTGGTGGAATTGTAGCTAATATTCGTCCGGCCTCCATCCTCAAAGAGAAGGATGCATTTAAACCGGCTTTTAAACAACTAAGTTTTAATGTGAAATTAAAAGCCAATGATGGCTTATTAATTAAT
The genomic region above belongs to Flavobacteriales bacterium and contains:
- the kdsB gene encoding 3-deoxy-manno-octulosonate cytidylyltransferase — encoded protein: MKIIGVIPSRFASTRLPGKPLKIIQGKSIIQRVYEQARQSVSLSDVIVATDDERIFDHVKSFDGKVVMTSPDHPSGTDRCFEAYQKNNEEFDAVINIQGDEPFIHPEQIDELAECISRSSTQIGTLCKLIEDEAEIENENVPKVLFGENGTAADFSRSAISNTVNNKEKYFKHIGIYGYKSSVLEELVKLKPSFRELENKLEQLRWLDNDFSIQLAITEYESSGIDTQEDLDKYS